The nucleotide sequence GATACTTAAAAATAACCACCACTTTGTTATAGATAACTAAAACCTGATTTGTATATAAAGTTGTTTTTCTTTTCATTCCAAAACAGATTGTCATCTCTATCGTGTGTTACCCAAGTCAATTTGGATTTGTCCTTTCGATTTCTTCTGCAATTTTCAGATGATCCGGCTTTATCTTTAGAGGAAAAGTAGTAAACTAATGATTAAAACTTTTTGTTTTCTTCAATGGAATTAGCATGCAGGATTATTCTTTTCTAAAAACAAATTTTATTCCTCCTTGAGATAGTTCGAAATTTTTTTCTTCAAGATTAAAAGTCAAAACTATGTCTGCCGGCTCAAATTTAAAAACATTATTTTCATAAGCGTCCATTGGAATTTCCATTTGATCTGTTGCTTGTGAATATAAAATATTTCCTTTTTTAGTTATTGAAATTTTCATCGAAATATCTATGTTCATATAGTTACCTAGGTATTTATCAAGATCATTAGTGTTTAATTCAATAGGCATGTCAGATTTCAGAGGCTCATTGTAAAGTATTTTTCTTACTTGCTGTATTGGTATTTTAGTTGTAATTAGAGAATGATTTTGAAGAATAATAAGGATTTTATCACTGCTAAAGTGTTGTTCTAAAAAAGTTGTATAACCTCCCCAACCACCTGAATGATTAATTATTTTACCATAATTTTTATTTTTACCTACAAATAATCCAAAACCGTAGTTTGTATTTTCGTCGTTATTTAGTTTAAAATTGTCGGTAATTATATTGGTTTGTTCTTTTGTAAACAAGGTATTATTTTTTATAGATTCAGCCCATTTCAATAAGTCTTTTGTGGTAGAATATATTCTGCCTTGCCCGTATGCTCCGTCAAAATATTTTACATAAGGTATATTACTAATCAGTTCCTCGCCAACACCTTCCTGTACGTATCCAATTGCTAAATCAGGAATAGTCAGGTTATCTTTATACAAAAAGAAAACATTTGTATTGCTCATATTAAGAGGTGAAAATATTTTCTGTTTCAGGTAGTTACTATATGAAATATTTGATACCCTTTCAATAATTGTGGCAAGAAATAAATACCCCGTGTTACTGTATTCAAACTGATCATTAGGTTTAAAAAGTAGCTCCGGCTTCTCTTTTGCAAATAACTGAATTATATAATCATTTGTTACAACCACATTTTTGTCAGCTTTTTGATTCAGGAGCTCCATATAATCAGGTAATCCCGAGGTATGGTGAATAAGATGTTCTATTTTGACTCCTTTATAAAAAGATAATTCGGGAATATATTTTGTAATATCGTCAGATAAAGATAATTTATTTTCTCCTTCAAGCAACAGAATACCAGCAGCAGTGAATTGTTTTGTTACTGAAGCTAAATTAAAAACTGATTTCTCAGTCAATTTTATATCTTCTTTGATATTTGCTAAACCATAACTTTTTTCAAAAATAATTTTACCCTTGTCTGCAATTAAAACATTTCCATTAAATGCGTTTTTATTTTTCAGTGCAGTAAACAAGCTGTCTAATCTTTCTTGTTGTTTTTGTGCAACTACTGAATTACTTAAAGAGAGAGTTAACCATACAAATAGGAATAGTTTTTTCATTTTAGCCTTAGAATTACTGTAATAAATGTATTTTCGTGAAACGAATTTACAAAGTTCTACAAAACCAAATACATTCGGTTCAAAAAAAATCAGAACTTTGAAATCAGAAAACCAAAAAATTACTTTTCATTCAAAAACGGATTGTCGTCTCTATCGTGTATTACCCAAATCAGTTTGGATGTGTCGTATCCGATTTCTTCTGCAATTTTCAAATAATCTGTTTTAATAGTTTCAGGAATATATTTTGTTCTTGACAAAATCCATAAATAATCCAGGTTTTTTCCTGCAATCAACGCATATTCATAGTTTTCGTCTAATGCCACGACATTGTAACCAGAGTAGAAAGGACCAAAAAAACTTACTTTCAAAGCTGCAATATCCTTATTTCCTCTGAACTTGGCTAAACCATCTGCTTTTTTCCATTCTTTTTCTATGAAATTGTAGCCACTGTTGAGCACAATGACATTTCCTTTTTCGTTTAAGCTATATTGAGCAGAAACATTGTTTAGATTCTTTTCAAAACGGAAATCAAAACGAGCAATTTCATACCAGGTTCCTAGGTATTTATTGACATCAAAGTTTTCAACTGCTTTAGCATTTTTGGGAATAGATGTACAGGAGCTTATAATAGTAATAACTCCTACGAAAAATAGTACTTTTAATAATTTATTTTTTGTTCTCATTGTATGTTTAGTTAGTTTCTTTACAAGATTTTGTTTGATATATACAAATCTATGAATAGTCCCTATGTCTGTCAAACAGAAAAACTATTTTAAGTATAAATGTAAGAAACTGTTCTTTACTAAATTACAAAAGAATTTTAAATTTAAAATGGATTATTCAAATTAAGAATAATCCATTTTCTCGGTGAGTTTTCTCTAAAGTGTATAATTAATCTTAAGTTTTTACTCTTTTTGAAAATTATCATAGCTGTAAAATGACATCTCAAAATTATAATGATTTTTTATATCAGTCAATAGGTAATTTACCTATATTTCAGAAAGCTATATAAAAAAACAGCAACCTATTTATGGCTGCTGTTTAACAATCTAAAAACTAAATAAATAACTGGATTTCTTTTTCATATTATTTTATTAACTCAATAGTCTTTAATCCGTTGTGTGTTTCAAAGGTTAGTGTAACGGTATTACTTTCCCTTTGTATTTTGCTGAAATCACAATATTGTTCATTTGTAACTTTGCTAACCGGATTACTATTAATTGCAGTTACTCTATCTCCAACTTTTATCCCTTCTTTTTTAAGCTGGGAATTATCCCAAATAAAACAGACTTGTAATTCATCATTTTCGTTAATACAAAATTTTGCTCCGAAATCCTTGGTTATGTCAATATCAGGTTGCTTGTTTTTAGAAACCAATATCATATTGTTTTCGGAAAAATTTAATATCGTGGTATATTCTTTAAGTATCCCCATACCTATAAGTGGCTTATCATTCAGAACATACGCTGTTACATTTTGGATTTCAAAGTTGCCTAAAGATATTTTATCTAATACAACTTCGTCCATTTTTCCGCTTTCCATTTCATTAATACCCAAAGTATAATATCCT is from Flavobacterium dauae and encodes:
- a CDS encoding serine hydrolase domain-containing protein, whose protein sequence is MKKLFLFVWLTLSLSNSVVAQKQQERLDSLFTALKNKNAFNGNVLIADKGKIIFEKSYGLANIKEDIKLTEKSVFNLASVTKQFTAAGILLLEGENKLSLSDDITKYIPELSFYKGVKIEHLIHHTSGLPDYMELLNQKADKNVVVTNDYIIQLFAKEKPELLFKPNDQFEYSNTGYLFLATIIERVSNISYSNYLKQKIFSPLNMSNTNVFFLYKDNLTIPDLAIGYVQEGVGEELISNIPYVKYFDGAYGQGRIYSTTKDLLKWAESIKNNTLFTKEQTNIITDNFKLNNDENTNYGFGLFVGKNKNYGKIINHSGGWGGYTTFLEQHFSSDKILIILQNHSLITTKIPIQQVRKILYNEPLKSDMPIELNTNDLDKYLGNYMNIDISMKISITKKGNILYSQATDQMEIPMDAYENNVFKFEPADIVLTFNLEEKNFELSQGGIKFVFRKE
- a CDS encoding lipocalin family protein; this encodes MRTKNKLLKVLFFVGVITIISSCTSIPKNAKAVENFDVNKYLGTWYEIARFDFRFEKNLNNVSAQYSLNEKGNVIVLNSGYNFIEKEWKKADGLAKFRGNKDIAALKVSFFGPFYSGYNVVALDENYEYALIAGKNLDYLWILSRTKYIPETIKTDYLKIAEEIGYDTSKLIWVIHDRDDNPFLNEK